Proteins found in one Planctomycetota bacterium genomic segment:
- a CDS encoding polyhydroxyalkanoic acid system family protein, translating into MEPKTVDLKVPHQLGRDEAKRRLERGFGKVAGVADGLGQIEQTWTGDEMTFRVAAMGQTVDGKATVHGDHVAVVVQLPWLLAKMAEVLRPKIEATTHEALRLPAE; encoded by the coding sequence GTGGAACCCAAGACCGTCGATCTCAAAGTGCCTCACCAGCTCGGCCGAGACGAAGCAAAGCGTCGGCTAGAGCGCGGCTTCGGCAAAGTCGCCGGGGTGGCCGATGGCTTGGGTCAGATCGAGCAAACATGGACCGGCGACGAGATGACCTTTCGCGTCGCGGCGATGGGACAGACTGTCGATGGCAAGGCGACGGTCCACGGCGATCATGTGGCCGTGGTGGTCCAGCTGCCGTGGCTGCTCGCGAAGATGGCCGAGGTGTTGCGACCGAAGATCGAAGCGACCACGCATGAGGCCTTGCGTCTCCCCGCAGAGTAA